The segment TTGCACTGTGAACCCTGGATAAGTCCGCCGGGAAATTACTTTGCACGGTTGGATCCGCGGAAACCCCAACCACCAAATGGTTATCGACCCCCGCGTGAACGAGAGCATCACAAATCGCAGGTACGCTGCGAGAAGTGCCGCCATGATCCCAGCGCGTGCTAGCGATCGTCTGGACGACTCTTAAGGTTTTGTCTGGCATGCGTTTTAACAAGTATCAGCAAACAACCGAGTCTAAACAGTAGATAGCTGAGAAAAAAGAAACTGACTTAAGTATTGCGAGATCTGACCGCCATTTCTTGCCTATGGAAATCCGAGCAATTATTGCGAAAAGTCCTGCTCAAATTCGCATCGACAATTTACGAACCGCGATTCGACATTTCCATTTACACTACTAAACCGGCAATAAAACCCTTCCGCGAAGAGCTTATAATAAGTAGGTCAACACTCAATCGTGATTCTACATCGCGTTACATAACGCGCAGAAAAACGCCACGAAGGTTAATTGACACAAGTCCGGTTTTCAATATCTAAGCCGAGGCTTCAGGCAACGTCTCTCAACTAATACGGTAAAACAACTCAGTCCAGCGAGAGGCCCACGCTTCTGCAGAGTACGCTTCTGCAAAACGCTGGCTGCTTCTTCCCATGGATTGCAAGCCACCATAGTTTCGGTGGACCCAGATAAATGCATCGCAGATAGACCGCCCTTCGGATGCACAAACATACCCATTAAAACAGTGGTGAACGAGGTCGACTGAAGCCCCACATGAGCTAGTGGTAATTATTGGTAATCCTGACGCCGCCGCTTCAGCAATCACGGCCCCCCAGGGTTCGTAGCGGCTTGGCAGAACAAATGCTCCAGCATGAGCTAGTTTATTCGGTAGATCGTTGGGCTGGACAAAACCATGATCAACAATGCCAGGAACTCGTAAAAGTGACGCAAGAGGACCGGATCCATAACAATCCAGAGGCCATGGATCAGTTAGCATTTCGCGATACAACTTGTATCCATCAACAAGTTCATTGATTCCCTTTTCGGAAGCGTAGCGACCAATATACGCGAACGATTTCGGCCAAGGATTCGGACGATGCTCTCCCCCTGCGCGAAATGATTTGTAGTCAATCCCGTACATCCCAGTCATCGTTTGTGACGCATTAAACCCTAAGCGTTTTGAATATATTTGCCCGCGATCACTTGCAATCACGACAGCTAAGAACTGATTGCAAAAGCGATTCAGAAGGAGACTCCCTAATCGCTGACTCCACGTGTCACGCCATGGCGTATCAATAACCAGAACAAGGCGAGCGTCCGCCAATTCTCTTTCCCTCGCGAGCTTACGATAGGTTCGCTTGCCCCAGCCACAAATGACTAAAATATCGGGTTTGCCAGCTAACACAGCACTCCGAAGCGTTTCGAAACTGCTATCAGCCAAAAGCGTGTGATTGTTTACTGCTGCGACAACATTGTTGTCGTAAGGGCGTTTTGTCGGATAAGAAACGATACTGAGTTCACATGTATTTTGCAATTGGCACCAGCAAGCCGCCATATAAGCGTTCACTTCATTCCAAACAAACGTAACACGTGGGCGAGCGGGCGATTCTACAACGCAATGTTTTTCAGTATACACGCGTTCCATCCCTCAAATCCGCATGCACCAACCCATTACTTTCATGCACGAAAAGTTTCCGATAAATCCCAACCACAATAAACCAGCCAACAATCCCGTAGCTCATTAAGATCAAATCGATACCTGACCGGACGCCAGCAAACAATGCAAGTGTCCCGATTCCATAGACGATGAACCCACCTGTACTCGAATTTCTTTCCAGCATGTATGCGAGACTCCGCCCGCAACGCCCCAAGACAACTCCCCCAAAAAGACACCCAGGAAACCCAAACGCCAAGTAAAGTTCGCCAACTATCGATGATGAATACGAAACACCTTTTGCACCTAAAAATTCTGGCAAGCTAAATCCTGGATCAATTGGTTTCCCGGGCCACAATACACGTGGCACCGGACGCGACCCGACCCAAATTAACCAACGCCAAGTCACGTGCGGGTGTTGCGCTGGAATAATTACCGTGAGTTGAGAAAGCCGCAAGAAATTATCGTCGACATGCAAATACTGCCGCTGGGCCATCCTATCTCCAATGTCCCCAGATAAGATCCGTGAAAGCCCGTCATTTCGATAGAGCAATATCACTTGCATAACTAGTAGAAGGATCGTGAATACGAAACCAACGACCAGTACCGAACGAAAACGAGGCAGGGGATTTGAGAGAAACCATACGACCATTCCTGATCCGACTAGAACACCGATCACTCGGCGCCCACCACCTATGGAAAGAAGCGACGCTATAACCCCAGTCAAACAGATCGCAGTAAATGCTCGGCGGTTCAACCAGCCTATTTTCCGCGCCAGCAATGTTGTCAGCACAGGCAATACGTAACCAAAATAGGCGAAATGATCGAGAAACGCGTCCCAACCGCCCATTGCCCCACGAGCCCAAGGCGCTTCCCATCTGCTCCCCCCAAACGCACCAACAATAGCCTCGAAATCGAATTTCGCCGGGATAGCAAAACGGAGGAGGGCCAGGAAGAATGCAATCCAGATCAACACAAGTAGTTGCTTTGCGGATAACTGAATCTCGAGCCCTGCACGCATCCGGACCGGAAATCGCATAGGAGACAACAGCCCGCCAAGCCAAACGCCACTAGAAAACAATCCAATCGCTCCAAGCGAGTGCACTGTAGTTTCAGGATCAATTCCGGGAAGCGGATATGCGCCTTGGACCATGTCCAGCAGCAACCAATAAACCGGTGCAGCAGCTACAACATTTAACGCATGAAAAGCTGATTTGGGAGCAGCGAGAACGCTTGTGAACTGAGATATCAACAGGCCGATCGAGAAAACGATAGCTGGCAATCGCATCGCACCTGCAACTTGACAATCGAGCGGGACCATTGATATGGCGATGACAAATGACGCGACAATCGCAAAAAGGCCCAGCAATGGATTCGTCCGCCAAACGATGGCCAACGGGATCTCATTTGTTTGCACGTGAAAATCCTGCCGTGGTTGTACTGTTGCGTGGCCAAACGAAACTGAGGTTGTTCGGTTTCATTACCTCATCTCACACATTCTGCTAGCCACTTGGTCAATCGAAAACACTTCTCGGACATATGAATTAGCTGTCCACTCGGACACTAAAGAAGGATTTGCCAGACAGTCCAGAAGCGTTTCGACTAAGAACTCAGCTGAATTGCTTAATAGACGGCGGCCGTTCACGTTTTCGATAACCACGTCACCGCAATTTTTCGACACAACAATTGGTAGATGGTGAAATTGCGCCTCAAGTTGAGTAATACCAAAACCGTCGCTAAGCGTCGGAAACACCATCAAGTCGGCATTCCTATACCACTTGCCAACCTCGTTCCGTGGCACATTTCCGTGCCAATTAATATTGGCAATGTTTCGATGCTCTTCAGGCACATTTGAATGGTCCCCGACGACGTCAAAAACTAAAGGCTTGTGTCGAAGTAAATTCGCAGCGGCAACCACGTTTTCAATCCCCTTTTCCAAGGTAGCTCGTCCAATTACCAAAACACGTAGTGGCCTTAAAACGCAGAATCCGCCAGTGTTCTTGACTTCGGAATCATCACCGACAAATGTTTCCAGATCCGGATCCGTACTACTGGATTCGTACGCGACAGGAACGACAACGATTTTCCCTGGCTTGACTCCTTCCCTGATTAATGAGTCACGCGACCAATTTGAGTTAACAACAATCGTATCGGCCAACAAGCACTCTGAATGCCAATCAACCCAATACCGTGACGGGACCTGCCGTCTCGGTTTCCAATGTGGATTTGCTTTGTATGCATTCGCAACGAGGACGTCATGTGCCAAACCTGGGTCAATTTGACCAAGCACACACCTACAACCTGCACGCTTTGCCACCTCAAACACCGCTTTTGCCGTGTACGCATAGCTAAAAACAATTGGACGCGCATCTGAAGTGGCAAGATGTTTCTTGAGTTGGCTTGCAGCGAACTTACTGAACCATTCGTTTCGTTGCAGAATTTGGTCCCAACCTTTTGAGCCCAAAGGTGAACGCCAGCCTATCTCATGAAGCATCGATCTGATATTTGCGTGCGAGATTCGTTCCCCGACAAGCTCGGAATGAAAACGCCCCGCAAGCCGATTCGCCAAAACCGATCGCGGAATCCTGATTCCGCGCCTCAACCAAGTGTCCGTTATCAGCAACTGAAGCTGGGAACGCCTTGCAAAACCTCTCGCGAGGGCATAGTTCTCCCGTGCGCCCAACTGACAGACAATCCACTTACTTGTCATGGTTTGCCCCTAAGTTCAGGAGGCGAGATACGACAATTGCGATGCAGGAACCAACGTTCGCAAAACTCATAGCAAGTACATCCGTAAACAACTGCAGCTACACTTCCCCAAAACGCCATCCAGCCAGACTGCGGACGCCCTCCAAATTCCGCGAACAGGTATGCAGAAATGAGACTCAGCAAAGGAAAGTGAAAAATATAGATACTATAAGACCGTATACCCATGTATCGAAAAAACGTCGTAATACCGACTGCATTAATACGAGGACTACTGGCGCATGCAAGCGCGATAACGGATGCACACAGGCAACTCACAACCAACGCGGACGCAGTGGGCAGACGAGTCACCAAATAAAACGCAGACGATAACGCCGTGCAACCTACTGCTAGGCGAAGAGCCGTCTTAGATCCGAATCGCATCACCAATTCGGCGAGCCCAGCTCCAGCGAGCCAAACGGGATATTTCAAAAGGACCTGAGACGCGAAACCTAAATAAGAAAACGCTGGCAATAACATTTCTGCCACAGGGACCAGCAATAGAATGCCGAGC is part of the Rubripirellula reticaptiva genome and harbors:
- a CDS encoding O-antigen polymerase; the encoded protein is MQTNEIPLAIVWRTNPLLGLFAIVASFVIAISMVPLDCQVAGAMRLPAIVFSIGLLISQFTSVLAAPKSAFHALNVVAAAPVYWLLLDMVQGAYPLPGIDPETTVHSLGAIGLFSSGVWLGGLLSPMRFPVRMRAGLEIQLSAKQLLVLIWIAFFLALLRFAIPAKFDFEAIVGAFGGSRWEAPWARGAMGGWDAFLDHFAYFGYVLPVLTTLLARKIGWLNRRAFTAICLTGVIASLLSIGGGRRVIGVLVGSGMVVWFLSNPLPRFRSVLVVGFVFTILLLVMQVILLYRNDGLSRILSGDIGDRMAQRQYLHVDDNFLRLSQLTVIIPAQHPHVTWRWLIWVGSRPVPRVLWPGKPIDPGFSLPEFLGAKGVSYSSSIVGELYLAFGFPGCLFGGVVLGRCGRSLAYMLERNSSTGGFIVYGIGTLALFAGVRSGIDLILMSYGIVGWFIVVGIYRKLFVHESNGLVHADLRDGTRVY
- a CDS encoding glycosyltransferase family 4 protein; translated protein: MLHEIGWRSPLGSKGWDQILQRNEWFSKFAASQLKKHLATSDARPIVFSYAYTAKAVFEVAKRAGCRCVLGQIDPGLAHDVLVANAYKANPHWKPRRQVPSRYWVDWHSECLLADTIVVNSNWSRDSLIREGVKPGKIVVVPVAYESSSTDPDLETFVGDDSEVKNTGGFCVLRPLRVLVIGRATLEKGIENVVAAANLLRHKPLVFDVVGDHSNVPEEHRNIANINWHGNVPRNEVGKWYRNADLMVFPTLSDGFGITQLEAQFHHLPIVVSKNCGDVVIENVNGRRLLSNSAEFLVETLLDCLANPSLVSEWTANSYVREVFSIDQVASRMCEMR
- a CDS encoding glycosyltransferase family 4 protein, with translation MYTEKHCVVESPARPRVTFVWNEVNAYMAACWCQLQNTCELSIVSYPTKRPYDNNVVAAVNNHTLLADSSFETLRSAVLAGKPDILVICGWGKRTYRKLARERELADARLVLVIDTPWRDTWSQRLGSLLLNRFCNQFLAVVIASDRGQIYSKRLGFNASQTMTGMYGIDYKSFRAGGEHRPNPWPKSFAYIGRYASEKGINELVDGYKLYREMLTDPWPLDCYGSGPLASLLRVPGIVDHGFVQPNDLPNKLAHAGAFVLPSRYEPWGAVIAEAAASGLPIITTSSCGASVDLVHHCFNGYVCASEGRSICDAFIWVHRNYGGLQSMGRSSQRFAEAYSAEAWASRWTELFYRIS